cgtaATAATGACGTCCCAcggcgtcacatatctttacctacttatataattatctttgtctttactatatcgtatctagttaatctctaattcatttcccgaatcgcgccggtagtgccatagagtaatataagtaaagaaagtggtaactccatacatcacttttcttaccaaaacgcgagttatttcgtagttgacatctagcgtcaagtaccGGAAtgtatcagtactgctagtcaACAATAGATGTCGCAACGAACGAAaactaatgctcaacaattttcaccTAATATACCGGAActatattttcaactccttctgcttataatattagttgtaaattgttttagcagtacatttttcgtcagtagcgacgttagatgtcgactacgaaataactcgcgttttaaagaaaactgatatagatggagttaccactctttctttacttatattatggtcaaataaataagtaccaATTAACTTAAAGGgcacataatattttttttctttatacaTAAAATGCCgcacattatttaaaaaaaaaacaattgtctACTTATGTCTAGTATGATTTAGTAAAGAATTGGCACATTGGCAGTTTTCGATTATCTACAAAACTCACTGGAAATTTCGTTTCCATGCGAGTTCCAGACCCGTCGTAACGCCGCCCAAGGCCTCAGGATCTCAGTCTATTCGCGGCTTCCGTTTGGGCGGCCCGCCCTCCGACGCCCAAACTTTCCCGGCTAAAGTCGAAGGCTTTTTCAAcacttttattaattatattatctatctatctaatacctttaaacgatcaattcttttttattatttatatgtatacaccgtgtttttattgaattccgttaacttcggggtatagttaagtacgtttataagaactaaatggcatagttaattttcaaaaaaaatatttttttttgtttttttttttgttttttgtttgtttaaaaagtaattaaatgtagcatatagcgttgttgtaacacgggcattacatttaactcaaccaaacaattgaaatctgtgacatatcaatgtcatttcgtacatcaatcgaccgagattgtacttaagtttagtagcaaatgtatgaactcattctaaacactaatcaatatgtaagccggccctaaggcaagtgtacacgcttgtagaggccttataggaaaaaaataaattatggattatctccgaaatggacttaattagaacatcggtgtctttgagaaagttacttgatttaagctcaggaatgcacccttgaaattaacggaaatcaaaaaaaacacggtgtatttatttatacatacatatatttcggggatcttacAAACGGctttaacgatttcgatgaaatttgctatatgggggttttcgggtgCGATAAATCGATCCTCGTTGTCTGGGAAAACGCGTATAAAATTTTTGAGTTCTTATTTGTTTTCCGAGCAttgctcggtctcccagatatttttctaaataagGTGTCGTgtgtttttgtattgttttatgGAAGAATAAAATAATCGTAAAATTCTGGTTATGTAGATCTTagctttttattaattttaagttttattaaagaTGATTTTGACAAGTAGGTAGAGCTTTATGATAGcggtaaaataaatgtaaaatcgTAATATGTAActgtgttttgttttaaaaaacataaaaaaatattattattaataatgttttACGATAGGCATTAAAATGTACCTAAGTGATATTCTTTTtaagagcgtttcttttatgttttgccatttttatatattgtgaccttttttgccactttttgtatattttgtatatttgtatattttttattaattggaCTACAGATTCTCACTGTATTTTTTTGGATATGAGAGTTAGAAGCGAATTTgccagtgtcaaactcgtggtaaagATAAAGGCTATATCCATCTAACAACACAAACGTAATTTgataatatttcattatttctcTCTCTTCCTAGCTATTATCCCACATGGGGTCAGCTTTCCTGCTTAACCTTCTCCACTTCGCCCTGTCCACGACATCGTCCTCGGATAACTTGCACTCACTCATGTCCCTTAGCACTacatccttccatcttgttctgGGTCTGGGGGCCGAATTTTGacattcgaccgctcgatttcttgtatttcgttcaataatatctccacgaAAACGAGTTTTCAATACCACTagagattcccaatttctatcgcttgtatttcaaaaattagcatttcgccgttttccactgattttcgagtgacgaaatcgaacgatcgaaattcaaaaatcggcccccaggggGAAATtaggaatctagtggtatttaCCACttgttttcaattctattagtagaattgaaatgcctagtagtggagatattattgaacgaaatacacgaaatcgagcggtcgaatttcgaAAATCGTCCCCAAGGTCTGGGTGTGAATGTGATAATATTTCATTATCACATTgccatatttatttttttggagaTTCTCATAATTTTCCAGATAGGCCGTCCTAATCTCtatagaaatatattttatcaataccGTATTATCAGTTATCTAGATAGTAAATTGATATTGAGCCGCAAATTGGATTAATTAATACCCGTCGAGTGGAACAGCTCAAAATCATCCTGATTATTGACGTTTGGGATTCAATAAAAAcaaagtttggaaaaactgtCATTATATTAGACACTGATGAATGAGGATTATATATTTTAGTCGAAAAACTGAACTTAAAACTAAGAACTTTTACAGTGcgtgttaaattaaaatgtgttcATAAATGAAAGTGTTACATCGAATATTAGTGTAAGCAAAGtgaagatgtgttgtgtgtaaAAATGAAATGGCCATGTGTGTTGGTGTTGTGTTTTGTGTGTGCGACGGAGAACGCGCAGAAGGGAATGGAAGTTCTAGATCCTAAGGTTTTGGAGCCTGTGGTCGTAGACCCTAGGGTTTTGGAACCTGGGACGGAGGGATTGGAGTTTTTGGAGAGCACCGAAATAATCAGCGCAGAGAGAAATTATAGTGtgagtattttttattaaatctttatttttaacCTTTTGCTTTAGAGGGGGTAGAGGGTAAATATTCAAATTTTGACAGaagtaaaataataacattTGGCAACATAAATATATCTAAACTATATAACTTAAAACGTAAACGTATACTTTTAACCTTTAAGTATAAAAATGCTACTTAAGGTAAATTCCAATTAAAATTCGAATTACCTACCAAGAAGCGCATAAAAAACGagtttttttaaagagcaaAATTTGAGgcactattttttatttttataggttTTCCCAGTAACAATAACCGCCATAACAAATATTAGAAATTCAATTTAAAGGAATTGATTGCTCGAATATTGTAAACAATATATACAGAATACCTACGATAAATAATTGGATAATTGTTTTTCCATTACTGTTTCGGCTGTTTTGCGTAGCGACATTATTtgtataaataactaaataaataatttctttattcagaAAACACAGTTCACATTTTGTTAATCAGATATTTATCAGTATAAACTAGGTTAATTCTACTTATAGACTAAAGTTagacatttaatttaaataggtaataaaCATCCCCAAAGTTTCAAAGTTTtttattgtacatacctatataaaaaacAGGTTACATtgcagagcctctaccatcagttttaacattgacataacgctcacgtctacgtaatttactttctgtacatctcgcttccactattgctcgcatatgcgagtacgagcgagatgcatagaaagtaagttacgtaaacgtgagcgttatgtcaatgtcaaaactggtggtagccgtacaggtcgAAAATACAATTACATATTCGTTGTTACAATGAGATTTTACCTTTTCAGGTTAAATACATTTGCAACATATAGAATATACTTAAGCTATTTCAGTAGGTACTTCTACTCCTAAGGttaattgtacctacctatatacaatcatacaaaaaataacttatatacctatatctaaaatgaattaaaaaagtagaaagctaaataaaaaaaaattaaagtattttTGTTTGTAATGCGAAGCAAATTTAAGTGCTGTTGTTCCATTTCGTAGAAAAATGCTTCGGAATTGGAAATCTtcgtacctattttatttagattcgTAAAAGACATCGCAAAGTAAGGCCGGGTTAGGTTTATGTTTACCTACGACAAATTTACAAATAAACACCTACCTAATGTTTTCAAAGAAAATTTCAAGCCTATATATTTACACGATATATACTTACATTATAACTCTTCGTCAAtattgaaatttgatatgtaaacTATTAATGTCTAATTAGTTTATCCGATATATTTACTTTGAATGCCTTTTATTTGTTCAAGTTAATTTTCTAGTTTCTGACTGCGGGTTTGGAGtttcaattaagtacctacctacgtattaAATCAGagaacttcatttattttaaatagctTTTTTCCGAGACATGAACTGCGTAAAATAAGCCTTGAGTATAGCTTCCACCTTGGAAGCCACCACCATCATAATGGAAGAATCCTGATGTCCTTTCCCGGGACTATGTCTATATCATaccaaattaaattttagagcactgatttaaactttcacgtaGGTACGTGATACGTAGGTAAATGACGGGACTTAAACGCCGTCCTTGAAACATcggaggtaaatatcaaaattaaaatcttaattttacgAGATTAAGTCCCGTCGTTGTGAATAGGTACCAAATTAAATTTAAGAGTCATAAACCTAACCGCCGCCGTGGACATTCatgtaacatataaatatctaaGTCTGATTTTAATTTTCGTTGCTAGAAATGCTTTAGATATTAGTAGAAAGtgtttttaaaatcatacacaGTCTCAATTCAAACTGCCCATCACATTTAATGTAagtattttcataacattcggAATATAAACACTAATACGAAGAATTTCGGCGCGCTCCAATCATCAATCTTTTACACACCCTCAAAACTTTCAACCCCAAACTCCTTAACATCCGATAAACAAAGATAGCAcccaatataattgtcaaaggAAAAATAACAATAGCTAACAGTAGGGTTTCTAAAACTTCGTCCCAAGTGAGAGAGGGTGGTGGTGTAGGCATCTGGCGACCGTGTAGACGCATGGCTCTCTCTGCACACCATACAGCGCGTTGGAGTGAAGTCTGCGGTCGGTCTTGCATCTCTCGGCTTACCCGAAATGAGTTTTCGCggtaactaaaaaaaaactattgttaACACCTTCCACGATGAGAAGAGGGGGTTGCCATAATGCGGAGCTATAAGACaatccccaatccgcattgggctagcgtggggactatagcccaagccctctcgcgcatgagaggaggcctgtgcccagcagtgggacgtatataggctgaaatgatgatgatgatgataggaCAATGGGGTAGTAATGGTGTTACTGTTATGGGGGGATCAAATACAATATTCACACCCAATAGCTTTGCTATAATCTTTTAGGTAAAGTAACCGGTTAAACATAGATGATATGtccatgtatgtatgtaggtacgtaGTTTACAGCGGTTTTGATATATACGGGACAAAAACGGGACAGGTAAAAATACGGGACGTGATACTTGAAAtacgggacgtatggcaacacATTTGCTTTAAAAGCTGTGTATCCCATTTCCGCTTGATACAAGATCTTACCGCTTATCATTGATGAGTTTATCAATGGCCTCCCTCAGCTGAGTCACCGATAGTGTATGCAGGTCTAACCCCAAGCCCACACCAAGCCGTTCGTAGTTCTCAACGTTAAGCCACTGGTCGAGCATCAGAGGCATACCCAGCAGCGGGATACCAGCTCGTAATGCTTCTTCCGTTGACTGAAGACCTCCTTGCGTGATGAAGAGGAGCAGCTTTTCATGTCCTGGGGACGGAAAGACAACGGAGTCACCACAATTGTCAGTACACAATAAATACCTGATAGTACTGGGTatagaaggttcactctctaacaaaacgcgtcttttACGAGAGATGATGTGACcacaaggtggcgcaagcgcgagcaggcgtccattccgttgcggtgcgcggcaactaggtactactgctagacatcaaaattggtgtgggccgcatgtacttgtagcgacgcgacgaaatcgcggagtgagccacgcctggcagaAGGAACTTGTGTGTTTTGTCCCATCCAGAGAACATGTAGGCAAATACTTATGAGGTCTTTGTTTTAGAGCTTCATGAGATCACGTATTCATGCTAATTTAGCTGAATCAGCTTAATCCATTGAGAAAAATCTTTACGTTTGTCATAAGGTCGGACGTCGCTCTGAGACTAAGATTTCAAGACTCGTTTAAGAGTGCCGCAAATGTCTTTAGTCATCATAGGCAGCAGGTTTACGTAGTTTCTAATCTCGAGGTCACTAGATAAGTAACGTTATACTTACGTAGCAAGTCAGGCTGTGGCAGCCAAGAGAAGGTGTGCACGTTGCTGGAGAACGCCGGTGCATCGCCCTTCGACTTCAAAATCACGTCATACGGGAGTTTTGAGAACACGCGAACGAATATCTCCAAACAATCCGCTGGTAGGACAGCTGGGTGCATTTGGCTGCCGAAACTCATGTAGATGACGCCGTGTTTAGATGAGTCCATCAATGATTTTATGTCCTGATGAATTAAAAAGGGGAATCGTCAAAACATTTACGTAATTAAACCGGGAATGTTTGAGTTTTGTACATCCAAATTCACACTCTCGCCAGATTTGTGcaaagacgaaacaggagctgagttttaaatattttaggtaaatatacccgtctcgctaacggaagcggcacctaaaagtagtgcgataaggacaaggcgaaaaatcctgcgtaaaaatctcaaaaatcgaggtttcgtactcctctgtttcctcctccaaaacttaagcaatcgtaaccaaatttggaaatctaaatgattatgaaattatctgtgtcggaccgttttgcttttttggctaattgatatcagttttgaatgccacgcctctaattgcggcatagtcaattaggccattttggccatttttgaaagggctctagcgccttaaaaaacaaaaatatcaaaaaaagcaaaacggtccgacacagatattgacaatattaatctgtgttgaaaaaatcattgctctagcttcaaaaaccacggaggaaaacgaggagtacgtttgtatggagaaagaccactcctgttggctcccTTTGTGGTAAATAATCTCatattataatacataatatatgtgaGTCAAATTAAATCACTGTATTGGCATCAACTCAtcgtaaaagaaaataaaaaaagcaaaacactgcaaaaaagaaaataaaatatgtgaaTGACTCCGAAAAACTCTTTTGCagtgtttttttcttttaactacatatatatattttaaatatatataagtagatacttacctacttaatattaaattgaaatttcAAACTTGTTACAAAAtcagtgaataaaaaaaaaggtttgcTGTAATTCAGCCAAATCCCAATTCTCGTagaattgtatgtatgtatccaTGTAAAGTCACGTACATCGCACGTGATTAGTCTTACCTTAGGTAATTCCTTCGGCGGCGCGACATGTAGCCCCCCAATATGCACTATTTTCAGAGGCAGCGGTCGGTAGCCCTCCCACACAGGGTGCAAACTCACTAACTGCGCCACCGCTTCCCTTCTCATTTCCCTCACTGACGGCATATCAGCACCAAACATCTCCTTCATTCTCATGTCTTGTTTCTCTATCAGACTCTTCTGCATATAGTGAATACTGACACGATTATACAAATGTTTCACATACTCCCACATGGAAAGGTTATAACGGCGAGTATAACACACATCTGGGTAGATAATTGGATGTATAGGGACGCCTGCATCTTCATACATTTCATCCTCGATTCCCATTGTACTCAATAAAATTGCAGGTGCGTTGTATATGTGAGCCAGTGCCAATGCTTGGTACACCCAAGCTTCTATGATTACAAGGTCAAACTTCTGAGTTTTATCAGCTAATAAATCTTTCACAGCTTCTGTCTTCATTTGTTTTGGAAATAAATCATACATGACATCATAAGCTGTTTTTATTTGGTTTTTGAAGTCATTTGGATTACCAGGCTTTAGGTGCACTTTTCTGTAGCCATATGTCCAAATTTTGTAAGATACGTTGTGAAGGTCTATCTCGGTGATGTTTTGGGTTGCTTGGCTTGGGGGGTAGAGAGGGTCAGTGGTGAGGATAGTCACATGATGTCCACGGCGCAATAGCTCCTTGCTAAGTGCCTGGAACGGCACCTGGTGGCTGTGTATCGGTGAAGGTGAAACCACCAGAACTCTGGACGAGTCTACAATTTTCCATTCTCCAAAAAAAATACCGAAAAATATCGCACAATTCGCAAAGACAGACATGGCCTGGCTGTTTCACATCAATGGCAAGAATGTAGATCGTCACATTCAATAAGTATGTTTACGATTTGAAAATAAGTACCACAGCTGTGTAAATATGGGTTGGGGGTGAGACATCCTTGACTTATTTTTTCCAATTACACGTTATTTTAGGTATTACATACATATTGTACAAGTTCCTATTAGATTCGGTGCAGAAAGGCGTAAAGTAGAGGGGGCCAGGAAATTAGATTTAATCAAAAGATATAAAACTTGTGATAGCAGATATGGCCGTGGCGCGGAATTCTACCttttaacttaacttaataacttTCTCAatacttctgtttaaaattttgcttgtTAATGATCTCTCGGCTATATTACAAGCAACTAATTGAGGAGTATACTGATGTAGACTTTACTGAAttttaatcttcttcttcttcttcctcgcgttataccggcattttgccatgggagcctggggtccgcatgagaactaatcccatgatctgacgtaggcactagtttttatgaaagcgactgccatctgaccttccaacccagaggggaaactaggccttattgggattagtccggtttcctcacgatgttttccttcaccgaaaagcaacaatcaaataatatttcgtacataagttccgaaaaactcatcggTACGTACTCGtcactcttaccgctaggccactagCGCTTCACTGAATGAGCATGATGAGCGTTTTACTGAATTTTAATGccgatattttattataattccaCCACTTCAACAGTTCAATAAATCAGTACGTGTTTACAAGTACTTGTTTACCGTTGTACAAACGAATCGTCGGTCTATTCGCGTACAATTCACGCTATTTGTTTATCTTATCTCCGATATCCGATTGACATCAACCCATCCCAACAAGAAACGCAGTAAATCCAACTCAATTTGATAAATCTCAACACGATTGTATACTTTATTTCAATGGCTTAAAACACATTTATGTTTGTTATTTATTAGCATTGCGTTTGTATTAGTCTGTTTTTGGTTATTCAGACAATCGAGTGCTTACCCCATTATCGTCATATTGGATGGAAAATTGATAAATTCAGTTGTTTTTAGCATTTTAGTAAACGCGTGTGTAAATAAGCTATTTTAACCTGAGATTAAACGTGAAActttaacaaatataatttgCCTATAATTTTGTTTATAGTGTTGTGGAAATAATATTACAAATTGTGTTATAGAGTGATACCTACAGATTGTAAATAAAAGATAGCATGAAAATCACAGAAGGATTAAAATACAAGTGCCTTATCTCTGTGTTATTCATTAACTCGATTCACCAAATTACTAAACTCATTGTGATGCGAATGTGTTAAATATGTGCCAAAGTGTGTTGTGTCTCAGTGTCTGCTTGTTTACATTTTCTGACATGGCCACGTGGTGTCTAGGTCTGCCAGACTTTTCGGGATTTCCCGGTAACCCCGGGCAGAGAATAATTCCCGGATTTCGTCCGCCTCGCCCGATCTACTTTGTGAGTTTCATAATTTTGCTACGGGATTCTAAGTATTTTGCTGttcatatttactttacatctAAAATGATGTAATattaggccaagaaaggtacgctcggctagtatggcggaatggaaataattagtaatagctgaaattttcggtgtatgggacagataataaatctagtgattacgtcgacacataatccaaataaatatattacatttaggtatttaaaaaaaaatgtaaaaatataaaaaatcacagaaagtttgtaaaaaatattaataacattttttaaatttatactcatagagaaatatttgctttatgacattaagcatgaatcacacaaaaaacaattctgtatcctacatttaaagtaagtaacctacggttattattaaattcagtatatttccgtcctcaaaaatggtaataggctatttgttctctcattatttccaaattacaataagtacaagcgttgcaatttaatcgtacactaaataataccgtatggtgggttttatggggttgtgcattaattgcctggttaaaaatggtaatagatcaatatcatatgggatttttattatgagttctccttcgtcgaatactgtaaaaatcggcttgaaatatgattcgtaacacaaaaaatcatcaaaaacgttatcgttgctttaaagttgccgcgcacgagccagcgagctaacgcgattggtcgttgcatggagcggggcgacggaacgatgaaacttccatcgccccgagcgcgaatatttaaaaaagtatttagtatatttactatttactcggtcaaaacatatgtaccagtgaacgtaaaaaatatgggagactagattcgaactaattatcagctttaatctgggcaagagtgctgtaaataagaaagtaaattttacataattgcaggctttccgtctttgcgtgcgcgttaaatttaatacaataataggccaattatatagggctattatactgacacacacccaatttgatagcagaaaaagacgcgaaattaaaattttcttagggaaatcaaatcttcgcgcctataagtttaaaccatttaaggtttcaatagcggtcatttaagtaccacccctcaccactaaaatgtaattatcaaaaacgacagttgctaatgttccccaaagtaagcatttctagttattgctgcaatacagtggtaccgggcaccttgcgacgcaaggccgagcaggaatcgcaaaccttaaaatatttgcactaattaattgagttagaattttgttagtactctttaattgaatagcaaaaaatataagttatgcattagaaataccgtttttattcgatttttaattaagtaattattgttaaacttatttttaccgtgtagtgtcggttaaaatttcactagtaacatcatttggcgactagggcaataaaagtcgacaccataaccaacaaattaacaaacaacaataaccaacaaattaacaaacaacaaaaatttgcagtaatattccaagactcgactgaacgcaagcgcaccgaaccgtgtcgctcccctgacgcgactcagtgtcataaaacgtaaggccgtggtattaacgacagcggatagctgagcggcgagcggtgactgcaggcggcaataaggtgttcagttaatgtttttataatttgaaatgacttcgtttccatgtagaaataaccaaacagactttagaagcatttaatattttatttgtggccgtataaattatgttttattggtaaattaactacaattattcatatttgtggataaaacaatatacatactataattaatactaaattaacattaaataaatacattatttatgacataaaaatacattgcgcgtatttaactacttagcactgtttaattacgatacttgcaagcaagtagtaaagtatatggctccatcctatcctgtaccacgatatagaagcgataacatttttgcgacagttttgtatagataatggatttgtcgctagaaaattacgatatcgagataaaagtcaggtctctgagcgctattgaaacgttaaatgctttttacttatacatgttttaaatttgccgtgttttttctagtcaagctgaatgtgtttcactatagaatagtaatcgaattggttcagatttaacgtttaatgcatataaataacataattagtaaataacataattttggactaagtacattatacatacctacatgacatcaggctatggtttggcgcaccgtgaccctgaacggcgcggtaatgtgttacgg
The genomic region above belongs to Cydia splendana chromosome 13, ilCydSple1.2, whole genome shotgun sequence and contains:
- the LOC134796449 gene encoding UDP-glycosyltransferase UGT5-like yields the protein MSVFANCAIFFGIFFGEWKIVDSSRVLVVSPSPIHSHQVPFQALSKELLRRGHHVTILTTDPLYPPSQATQNITEIDLHNVSYKIWTYGYRKVHLKPGNPNDFKNQIKTAYDVMYDLFPKQMKTEAVKDLLADKTQKFDLVIIEAWVYQALALAHIYNAPAILLSTMGIEDEMYEDAGVPIHPIIYPDVCYTRRYNLSMWEYVKHLYNRVSIHYMQKSLIEKQDMRMKEMFGADMPSVREMRREAVAQLVSLHPVWEGYRPLPLKIVHIGGLHVAPPKELPKDIKSLMDSSKHGVIYMSFGSQMHPAVLPADCLEIFVRVFSKLPYDVILKSKGDAPAFSSNVHTFSWLPQPDLLRHEKLLLFITQGGLQSTEEALRAGIPLLGMPLMLDQWLNVENYERLGVGLGLDLHTLSVTQLREAIDKLINDKRYRENSFRVSREMQDRPQTSLQRAVWCAERAMRLHGRQMPTPPPSLTWDEVLETLLLAIVIFPLTIILGAIFVYRMLRSLGLKVLRVCKRLMIGARRNSSY